One uncultured Tolumonas sp. genomic window carries:
- the gspK gene encoding type II secretion system minor pseudopilin GspK, translating into MKQQRGMALLVVLLLLAVMVTMASSMTQRFRMEWQRTYNQQLQLQNYWYLLGSEALISKVLIQDLKDNPEKTSLAQYWANEGQIFPVEAAILQGVVRDSQACFNLNSLSTTGSGSEETTTSANVLYRANVFRQLLISLKVEDYRAQQITAALQDWLDDNTTARSLGAEDSEYEALPHPYLPANGLMQDVSELRAVKGVDAALYRQLLPLVCVIPEKMLQVNVNTLRTIQAPLLAALFLNNISVDDARNILEQRPREGWNSVAEFLELGTLSNTAAAGDQVQSALTIKSFYFLATLQAESDHYQTRIVSLFQRQSNNQVTVIRRHFGGLE; encoded by the coding sequence ATGAAACAACAGCGAGGAATGGCTCTGTTGGTGGTCTTATTACTGCTTGCCGTCATGGTGACCATGGCCAGCAGCATGACGCAGCGTTTTCGCATGGAATGGCAACGCACCTATAACCAGCAATTACAGTTACAAAACTATTGGTATCTGCTTGGTTCCGAAGCCTTGATCTCAAAAGTACTCATACAAGATTTAAAAGACAACCCAGAGAAGACATCTCTGGCCCAATATTGGGCTAACGAAGGCCAAATATTCCCCGTTGAAGCAGCGATACTGCAAGGGGTGGTTCGCGATTCACAGGCCTGCTTTAATTTGAATTCCCTGAGCACCACAGGTTCCGGATCAGAGGAAACAACCACGAGTGCCAATGTGTTATATCGGGCGAATGTTTTCCGCCAATTATTAATCAGCTTAAAAGTTGAAGACTATCGAGCTCAGCAAATTACCGCCGCACTACAAGACTGGTTGGATGATAACACGACTGCCCGCTCACTCGGCGCTGAAGACAGTGAGTATGAAGCACTGCCCCACCCCTATCTGCCAGCCAATGGCCTGATGCAAGATGTCAGTGAACTGCGTGCCGTCAAAGGTGTCGATGCTGCACTCTACCGTCAGTTATTACCATTGGTGTGTGTGATTCCAGAGAAAATGTTGCAGGTAAATGTCAATACGTTACGCACCATTCAAGCCCCCTTACTGGCAGCGCTTTTCCTCAATAATATCAGTGTGGATGATGCACGTAACATATTAGAACAACGCCCGCGCGAAGGTTGGAACAGTGTGGCAGAATTCCTGGAGCTGGGAACATTAAGCAACACTGCCGCGGCAGGAGATCAGGTACAATCGGCACTGACCATAAAAAGTTTCTATTTTCTGGCAACCTTACAAGCCGAGAGCGATCATTATCAGACTCGTATCGTCAGTTTGTTTCAACGACAAAGTAATAATCAGGTGACTGTTATCCGTCGTCACTTTGGGGGGTTAGAGTGA
- the gspJ gene encoding type II secretion system minor pseudopilin GspJ, translating into MMSASIPYKIRHAGFTLLEVLLALVIFAILSLSAYAVLQGVMRNDEVSQAKITRLSELQRGFATLSRDFTQILPRTTRVNGEATTILFQAERFQLESDDWAVMFVRAGWLNPGGQLHRSELQKVGYRLRQHTLERLTYLYPDAVTGTEPTVTPLLNHVSAFTLRFYKNDAWLTEWMTPAVLPAAVEVTLTLDDYGTIRRLFLLTDTTTTTSSGGS; encoded by the coding sequence ATGATGTCTGCATCAATCCCTTATAAAATACGACACGCCGGGTTTACCTTACTAGAGGTCTTACTGGCACTGGTCATCTTTGCCATCTTAAGCCTGAGCGCCTATGCCGTGTTACAGGGCGTTATGCGTAATGATGAGGTTTCCCAAGCCAAAATAACCCGCTTATCCGAGTTACAACGAGGTTTTGCGACTTTATCGCGTGATTTCACACAAATACTGCCGCGTACAACGCGTGTTAATGGCGAAGCCACAACTATCTTATTTCAAGCCGAGCGTTTCCAGCTGGAAAGTGATGACTGGGCGGTGATGTTTGTTCGCGCCGGCTGGTTAAATCCCGGGGGGCAATTACACCGTTCAGAATTGCAAAAAGTGGGTTACCGGTTGCGGCAACACACATTGGAAAGACTGACTTATTTGTATCCTGATGCCGTTACAGGGACTGAACCGACCGTCACGCCATTACTAAATCATGTGTCAGCATTCACTCTGCGATTTTATAAAAATGATGCATGGTTAACCGAATGGATGACCCCCGCGGTATTGCCAGCAGCGGTTGAAGTTACACTCACGCTCGATGATTACGGCACCATTCGGCGGCTGTTTTTATTGACCGATACCACCACGACCACCAGCAGTGGAGGCAGTTGA
- the gspI gene encoding type II secretion system minor pseudopilin GspI, which yields MSCRGMTLLEVMVAMAIFAIAGITLMKTVTEQVVALATLEDKTFASWVADNQLATIRLTEKWPNLTWSNGQEEMAGRTYYWRWHGVETADPSFRAVDVEVRDTEKAPDPRATLRSYVSKN from the coding sequence TTGAGTTGTCGTGGCATGACCTTGCTGGAAGTAATGGTTGCGATGGCCATTTTTGCTATTGCAGGCATTACATTGATGAAGACCGTCACCGAGCAGGTCGTGGCACTGGCTACACTGGAAGATAAAACGTTCGCCAGCTGGGTGGCAGATAACCAGCTGGCGACCATTCGATTGACCGAAAAATGGCCCAATTTGACTTGGAGCAATGGTCAAGAAGAGATGGCCGGACGTACCTATTACTGGCGCTGGCACGGCGTAGAAACCGCCGATCCATCGTTTCGTGCCGTAGACGTTGAAGTTCGTGATACAGAAAAAGCACCCGATCCGCGCGCCACGCTGCGCAGCTACGTCTCGAAGAACTAA
- the gspH gene encoding type II secretion system minor pseudopilin GspH: MQRRMRGFTLIEIMLVIVIIGCAAGIVVLSIPGGPNPKLGSNLSEESQQLASTIQVMSEQATQQGRTIGLHISEHGYQFMIRQENPSNNDENTTQTTTKSLDTLLDWDHQSWQPYQNEKLRTTGEFDEKISLALTLDGLQLQDEDNHLGRSEPQWFDTDNQLTAKTPQILLLPSGEITPFSLTMQEHGGDNTQFRQINGLENGQIDVLTTQTDQVAGGHS; encoded by the coding sequence ATGCAAAGACGTATGCGTGGTTTCACGCTGATTGAAATTATGCTGGTTATCGTGATCATCGGCTGCGCCGCAGGGATCGTTGTATTATCGATCCCCGGTGGCCCGAATCCGAAACTTGGTAGCAACTTATCAGAAGAAAGTCAGCAATTAGCCTCCACTATTCAGGTCATGAGTGAACAGGCCACACAACAAGGGCGTACGATTGGTTTGCATATTTCCGAGCATGGTTATCAATTCATGATCCGTCAGGAAAACCCATCGAATAATGATGAAAATACCACGCAAACAACGACGAAATCATTGGATACGTTATTGGATTGGGATCATCAATCGTGGCAGCCCTATCAAAATGAAAAATTGCGCACCACTGGTGAGTTTGATGAAAAAATATCACTGGCGCTAACACTGGATGGGTTACAACTGCAGGATGAAGACAACCATTTAGGCCGCTCAGAACCACAATGGTTTGACACCGATAACCAACTGACTGCGAAAACGCCCCAAATACTGTTATTACCCAGTGGGGAGATCACACCATTTTCACTCACTATGCAGGAACATGGCGGTGATAATACGCAATTTCGTCAAATCAATGGCTTAGAAAATGGTCAGATTGATGTATTGACGACACAAACGGATCAGGTTGCCGGAGGACACTCTTGA
- the gspG gene encoding type II secretion system major pseudopilin GspG, which produces MQRRQQSGFTLLEIMVVIVILGILASLIVPNLMGNKDQADHQKAVSDIVALENALDMYKLDNSRYPTTDQGLNALITKPDSEPAPRNYKEGGYIKRLPSDPWQGEYQLLSPGEHGSIDVFSMGPDGQAGTDDDIGNWNLDKKRDNQQ; this is translated from the coding sequence ATGCAACGCAGACAACAAAGCGGCTTTACGCTGTTGGAAATCATGGTCGTTATCGTGATATTAGGCATTTTGGCCAGTCTGATCGTCCCCAACTTAATGGGTAATAAAGATCAGGCGGATCATCAAAAAGCAGTCAGTGACATTGTGGCACTGGAAAACGCATTAGATATGTACAAACTGGATAACAGCCGTTATCCCACCACCGATCAAGGTTTAAACGCGTTAATTACCAAACCCGACAGCGAACCAGCACCTCGAAACTATAAAGAAGGGGGCTACATCAAACGCCTGCCTTCCGATCCTTGGCAGGGTGAATATCAACTACTCAGCCCTGGCGAACATGGCAGTATTGATGTGTTCTCAATGGGGCCAGATGGCCAAGCAGGCACCGACGATGATATCGGCAACTGGAATTTAGATAAAAAACGAGATAATCAACAGTGA
- the gspF gene encoding type II secretion system inner membrane protein GspF, whose translation MSAFAYQALDAKGRRKEGMIEADSPRQARQTLREQGLTPLSLTEAVEQVRQQTQNRSWLQPKISTNELALLTRQLATLVAAALPIEEALRAVSQQTEKAKLSTLIAAVRTKVLEGHSLADGLSAFPSIFDPLYRAMVAAGEKSGHLDTVLDRLADYTEQRQQMKSKLLQAMIYPIILTLVAISVIAILLATVVPKVVEQFIHMKQQLPFSTRFLMGASDLVRDYGLWFLLLLAILAIAWGSWVKKPLHRRQYHALLLRLPVIGRVSRGLNTARFARTLSILNSSAVPLLDGMRISGDVLSNDEAKIRVAEASERVREGSSLRAALEQTKLFPPMMLHMIASGERSGELDNMLERAADNQDREFESQVNIALSIFEPALVVSMAVIVLFIVLAILQPILELNNMVGR comes from the coding sequence ATGTCAGCGTTTGCATATCAGGCGCTGGACGCAAAAGGCCGGCGTAAAGAAGGCATGATCGAAGCCGATTCCCCTCGACAGGCCCGACAAACATTACGCGAGCAAGGGCTTACCCCACTATCTCTCACGGAAGCGGTTGAACAAGTCCGACAGCAAACACAAAACCGCAGTTGGCTACAACCCAAGATCAGCACCAATGAACTGGCGTTATTGACCCGACAGTTAGCAACACTGGTGGCTGCCGCATTACCGATTGAAGAAGCACTGAGAGCCGTTTCACAGCAGACCGAAAAGGCCAAATTAAGCACCTTGATTGCGGCCGTTCGCACCAAAGTTTTGGAGGGGCACTCGCTGGCAGATGGCCTATCAGCATTTCCATCGATTTTTGATCCGCTTTATCGTGCCATGGTCGCTGCCGGAGAAAAATCCGGCCATCTGGATACGGTGCTCGATCGGCTGGCCGATTACACCGAACAGCGTCAGCAAATGAAAAGTAAATTGCTGCAGGCGATGATCTACCCCATTATCCTGACCTTGGTTGCCATCAGTGTAATTGCAATCTTGCTGGCGACTGTCGTGCCCAAAGTCGTTGAACAATTCATTCATATGAAACAACAACTGCCGTTCAGCACCCGTTTTTTAATGGGCGCCAGCGATCTGGTGCGCGATTATGGGCTGTGGTTTTTATTGCTGCTGGCGATTTTAGCCATCGCTTGGGGTAGCTGGGTTAAAAAACCGCTCCATCGCCGGCAATACCACGCTCTGTTGCTGCGTTTGCCTGTTATCGGACGTGTCAGCCGAGGGCTGAATACCGCACGCTTTGCCCGCACCTTAAGCATACTAAATTCCAGTGCCGTGCCATTGTTGGATGGTATGCGTATCAGTGGGGATGTATTAAGTAATGATGAAGCTAAAATCCGGGTAGCAGAAGCATCCGAACGGGTACGGGAAGGCAGTAGTTTGCGGGCCGCATTGGAGCAAACCAAACTGTTCCCACCGATGATGCTGCATATGATTGCTTCCGGTGAGCGCAGCGGTGAATTGGATAACATGTTAGAACGTGCAGCCGATAATCAGGATCGGGAGTTCGAAAGTCAGGTCAATATCGCTTTGAGCATTTTTGAACCAGCCTTAGTTGTGAGCATGGCCGTCATTGTGCTGTTTATCGTGTTAGCTATTTTACAACCGATCCTCGAACTGAATAACATGGTCGGACGTTAG